The Mugil cephalus isolate CIBA_MC_2020 chromosome 8, CIBA_Mcephalus_1.1, whole genome shotgun sequence genome segment CGTCTTTTTGAGAACCATAGAGGTATACTGATGGATTTGCAATGCCGCAACCTGAAATCCCTGATGTGCTCTGGAGTAATGCCTCATTACCTCAGTCACAGTGTTACGTCTATAGTTGCAAAAATGGcagaaaaacatcttttcatcatcGTCATTCATAATAGGAAGAGGCAAATCAGTAGAAAATGAGAGCTCCTTAGCACGAGACTTGGATTTTTCAATTTCACTTCGAACCAAAGCTGTGTAATTAATAACACGTTTACCGTTGGAATCATGGGGTTGGTGAGTTTTAGCTTGATGGGTCAAAACTCCCAATATAGTTGGATTTCCAAAGTTGCACTTTTGACAGTAATACAAGTCTTCAGCATGTGCATAAACATTAACCAAGGAACTTTCAActtttgtttcctgttcttGAGCTGTAGGAGACATCCctgattttgttttgtcctcCACAGATTCCACTGTCTTTGTTTTGGGTAACTTCGAATGATTATTAGAAGATGCAGCTTTGTGCTTTGGATTTAGCAAAGACAGCGATGTCTTCAATTGCTCCAACAGCTTagctctgttttgtgttttctgagaaGAATCTGTGTTGTTCTTTGGAGACATAGAGTCATTTATGGTGACAAAATTTGGAGGCTTTTCCGGTGTCTTCTGTGATGTTGCAAGTGAGGTGACATGAGCAGACTGTTTGATTTTATCTATTGATAATGCTTcatctggatgtttttttttatagtgaaCTTGCATAACAACAACCGACTTATGACTAAATGTACAGTGGTTGCATTTATAGGAGGGCACTTCTGTTCCTTTGGAGGTGGGATGTTGGGGTGAACTTTTTACTTTCTTACAGGGTGTACGGGCACTCTCAGAAGACCGCTCTCCTGATGTTTCTGGACTGGGGTTTCTTTCACATTCGTTCAGCTGAGGTGACTCCTCCTGGCATCCAGTTCTCAAATACTGGCAGTGCAACAAAGAATTGTCCACCGCATAAGTTGGGTGCTTTTCCTTGTAATGTTCTTTCAAGGACTTCAGTACGTTGGTGGTAAAtggacacacaaaacatttgaaaaccAAATTGACCTCATGTGACTTCATACGGAATACATCTGGGGAGTCTGGATGATTTTCCATGTGGTGATTCTTGAGTTCATCTGTGCTTGAAAACTCCACTGGACACTCCAGGCAGCGAAAAGTTGCACTCCGATCATTTGAGTCCTGAATGTATGCAGCATTACATCTGATGTAAAGGTGGTCTCTCTGATAATGGGCAGACACACTGCTGAGGCTCACATCCTTGTAGTCACAGTgcttacaaaaataaactgttgggCTTTCCATGTCTCCATTAAGAAGAGGAATGTTcttttcttcatcatcttcacccACTTCAAATGAAGAGCTGCTTGATAACTGCTGTTTAAGTGTATGGTTGTTCTCTGGGAGCTTTGTCTCTTTTATAtctgattttacttttttagcaGAATGACAATCTGAACGTTCACTATTGATCCTCTTGCAAACTTTTTCTTTGAAttgctcattttgttttgtaatcaAAAGTGGGTCATTTTGCACAAAATTGTCAGGCTTTTTAGCGATATCAATCATAGACTTTGCAGTGACTTTAAACACGCCACTACTGTTTGTGCTGGAGGCTGAGGGGGATCCTTGCAAAATCAGGGTTCTGTTGGTGTTATCAGAACATTTTTCAGGGGGTTTCCCATCTGATCTAGGTAATCCTGTAAAGTACTTGGTGATGGTTTGCAATTGCCTTTTTGAATCCTTTGGTGAGTTaagtgtgcatttattttttgaggtAGATATAATTGAGGGAACTGATGGAGTCTGTTTTGCTCCTGCAGCGTCACTGGAGTGCAGGTTTTCAGAATTGACTAAAGTCCCTGTGGCGTTGGGATTTTCTGATTTCCTCTGACACCgtctctcattttcatttaaatgctttGTTCCAGGGTATTTTAACCCAGCCTCTCTGAGAGCAGCATCTACATCAAAGCAGTGGACCTTGTTAAGGTGCTCAAAGAGGTACACCTTAGATTTAAAGATCAGCTTACAGTGACCACAACGGAAAGGCTCAACCGGGGTTTCTTGACTGGCTCCTTCATGGTTGACTCGCTTTATGCGAgcagaggtggaaaaaggcattgAATCTGAGGACATAAGGAAAAATAATGACTAGGTTTGATTTGATGGATTGCATTAGACTGCAttgaatgaacacacacatataacacgTACCGTCTTGCATCTTGCGTCCTCCTCTCAATCCAGAGTTTTACGTATAAAGACACAGCTGTAATACAGCCAGAGGTTGAAAGCAAACATTAATGAATTGTTATGTAAATTTTAATAACAATATTGCCCAGGCTTTCCACACTATTTGAAAATACAACCATTAGTAATTCGGTTTATCTCAATACGAGTGACGAACATTAATGACTTCCATTAATATTAAAGAATattaacttttaaatatttcaactaCTAACTATAAGAACCTTGATCAGAGGTCGAAAGCAAATGGTGATGCATTGATTCATTTAACAAACCAGCATCGTATATTCTGTTACTCAGTTAGCGCGGTTAAAGGGCACTACTTAAGGTCCCACGCTGTTTTTTAAAGACATACCAAACTCTACTCAATAATTAATAGAATATCAGTTCTACAACAGtaaaacatcaacaataaaaacaacatgaacaatCGGTAACTCTGTTCTACATTCAACCGGACGTGAAAGCCTTACTGAAAAAAACTGGCATAGTCTCTGTCAACTCAATGAGGAAAAGGCAATTTTAACGTAAGATAATACGATATTCAGTGTGTACAATTTACGTACTTAAGCACGATGACAGGCACAGGATGAGACTTAAGATGCCATATTTTGGCAGGCTGATGAACATAACACGGGAAGACCACACACCTCCGCCATTTTTCCCGCGAGTCCAACTCGCTTTTGGTTTCTCCTTCCGCTGTCCGCTCCAACGACGGTATATTCACTTCCGTCAAACCTTCAAAATCAAATGGACCAATTTTTCATTCGCACATCCTATTCTCTCACGATTTCAAAGCTAGATTAGAATAGTTGCAAAACTATAATGAAATTATagaagaggaaaacatttaaaacatgcatGTTTTCTAGACAAACTAAATTTCATCTGATATTAAATACAAACTAAAAGCATgcacacattacattacattgcaATTTAAACTAAATTATTATCCGTACGATCTTATTATCGTTACACGTTTTTACATTGGCAACACACGAGAGGCtttcaaactgtattttagtCAGGTGTCCATTGTATCCAGTTtggtaaaacaacaaaacaaaaaaaacaaaacaaaacaaaacaaaacaaaacaaaacaaaacaaaacaaaaaacattgacACTGACATTACAGAAAGGctaactctttttttcttttactatgaACCTCATTGGTTCCGGTTCCTGACACTGTTTCCACTGGGGCGATGATGTGGGACGTACCACAACACAGTCTATGGGAACAGCAGTGACCTGATAACCACCTGTGCTGTAGTTAGCCTTCATTCAAATCTGAATGTTCTCTGCTACTATAACCTATAGTGTAAGATTGTTTCACAGCTATTTCACACGCGTTTCTTTTCAGTACAAGTTGAAGTTGATGTGCgtcaaataaaacagttaattTAAGATGGAGATAGCAGACCAGCAAGCTAGTAGCTAATATAGCTTCGCTGCTTGTTCTACTGACATGCAATTTGACTTTACAACTAGCCTTTCAGACTGTTACGGTATTTAATGCTGTTGTTCCAATGGAGCTCGCTTTCTGGCACACATCTTTGTGTCGTGGATTCACTGTTACACAAAAGGAATGCCCGTTGTAGCAAGTCAGCTCTGTACAAAGCCATTGTTAGCCACTGATTGTTCTCATTTGTGTGTTCAGGCGTGACACCTTTGGAGTAAAGTAGAAAATGCTCATATGATCTCAGAGAGACACCATGTTCCAAGCCAAGCTGACCGGCCAGTTAACTCTGAATACTCTGAGGAGAATTCATCATGGAACTTGTTATCCGTGCCTATCCGTCCTGCCAAACTGCTTCATCCAAAAGAAGGGGGTGGGGACCAAATATGGTCTCTACTCAGAGTCCAGTGTGTTGCGAAGAGGTTTTTATGGACAAAGTGCAGTCCGTCCATCACTCCGAATATGTGAGGGGCACCACAGTGAGAGAAGACCATTCAGTCTGTCAGCTGCTAGTATTGTGAATTCATCCCCAGCGCGTGTCCAGCCCTATTTACGACTGATGAGGCTGGATAAACCTATTGGTTtgtacattcatttttaattaatatcaCAATAGATTTATATATTATGAAATAGCTTACTGGCAGGTTGTAAAGACAGTAGTGGTTGTGTTACTCATTCAGATATTATGGAGTTAAAAGAATACATTATtacaaaacaggaagtcaaaaTAACACATTATAATTGTTATATTTTGCACCTTTTATGTTTAAACAcctgtaaatatatttacagtaccTACAGCTATATTGTTTTATGAGCTATATTGTTTATATTAACTAATGTATAAAATTGTCACTTTAACAGTTGGCTTCTGAAGCTGATGCCAATATCTGATCACTGATAATGCATAGAATAAGTATTTTggaaaaatgtctttgtaaaaatgtaacttAACATCAGATCAGGCTTTGTAAATACATATGGTTAAAACTCAAAATTGTTATTCATGTTACTGAGTACCAAGAAAATATAGTTAATGTGAAATGTAACTTTTATACCTCCAGCCAAACCAAGAGTGGAGAAATTGTACATAATGAAACATGTAAACTGTGATCTGACTGTAAAAGAGTCGTGCTGCTCTGGGTTACTGGTATTAGAACAACTCATGTTTTTTCAGAAACATACTTCACAGCTTTAGTGCAGCCAAAACTGCAGCACCTTTTTGTCAATGTTATGTTATTTCAATTTTACTCTTCCACACTACAATTGAACTGTCACAATCCTATTGTCGCTCTTACCAGGCAATTCATGTCTTTGCTGCCTCTCTTCTTGTTGGGATGTTTGTCTCTTTATAGATTCTCTTTAATTGCATCCATTTCAGGTACATGGCTGCTGTACCTCCCATGTACATGGAGTATTGCTCTTGCTGCGGACCCTGGATGTCTCCCAGATCTAGGCATGCTCACTCTGTTTGGTACAGGTGCTCTGCTGATGAGAGGGGCTGGTTGCACCATCAATGACATGTGGGATAAAGACTTTGATAAAAAGGTATCAAGAACTAAGATACATTCATGAAAAGGTTTTGGCAACATATATTACAGCTTTCCAGTATTcattaatacattaattttTAGAAAACATTCTTGATCCATTgttagttaaataaataaataacaacatacTCAGAGAGGCTGTTAATCCTAATTTAGTTTCAGCCTTGACTGAAGCAAAGTGTTGATGTTTCTCCGCAGGTTTTCAGGACAGCCTCTCGACCCATTGCATCAGGAGAGATTTCTCGAATGCAGGCACTTGTCTTCCTGGGAGGCCAGCTCTCTCTTGCACTTGGGGTTCTTTTGTGTCTCAACTATTACAGGTATCCAAAAGCCATCAGTGTAATAATGAGTTTGTGAAAATTTATCGAGGTTCAATTTCAACTGCATGTGCAAAAGGAACACAGATACATTTGtgcagcagtagctcaggaggtggAACagtcgtccaataactgaaaggttggcaGTTCGATTCCatcctatccctagtctgtccaaTGGAACAGGAATGGACAAGCGCATAacaaaccaatgcattattgttattattacataaCATAAAGAAACCGGGAAAGgttagacaaaaaaacattatatgGGCTCAATGTGGGTAATGTTGCAACTGACATTGCCCTTGATGGTAAGTGTAAGTGAGTTATAGTGTCTTGCAAAGGCAATGTATCAACAAAAGAATGCAGACAAAATTgcttacatacagtatatatacttTTATTCATTACTATGTAATTGTCTCGACAGCATTGCTTTGGGTGCTTCTTCCTTATCTCTTGTCGTCATCTACCCACTGATGAAGAGGATCACCTACTGGCCACAGCTGGTTTTAGGTATGTGCTCAATAAAATGATCATGGCGTGTTCTGTATCTTAAGTTAATACGTGAAATGGTATTCAGTAGTTTGTACTATGTAGCATGCCCGATAATGTCGGCGAATGCTCCTAATGAGACGACTGATGGTGACCAGGGGTTCTCCTCCCAGATCTGACCAGGGCATCACTGAGCTCCTGGACAGTTTGAGGTACAACCTGTCAGCGTCACATGGACCGAAACTTATGTCCCAGAGGTGTTCTATTGGTTTTAGGTCAGTCGAGCGTTGGGGCCACTCAGTGGTACTAattccttcatcctccaggAGATGCCTGTATACTCTCACCACATGAGGAGCATTGTCATACACCAGGAAGAACCCAGAGCCCACTGCACTGACATAAGGTCTGACAGTGGACAATAGACATAGTCTAGCCTGTAGAAGTGTCTCTGTCCCTCCATGGATATATTCCCCCAGACCATCAGAGTTATCcacgtgttaatgtgtgtgcttgtgtgatcAAATGgatagatgtgtctgtgactgtaagcgctttgagtaccaacaggtagaaaagcgctGTATACCATTTACCATCACTGACCCATCACCAAACCAGTCATGCTGAATGTCCAGTGAGCACAAGCCCACTAGGAGACATCAGGCCACCCTCATGAAGTCGGTTTCTGATTATTTGGTcagagacattcattcattttatagGGCTCTGGCAGTACTCAACCTGTTTTCCTCGAACAAAGGAGCAGATTCCGGTCCTGTTGATGGGTTGAAGACCTTCTATGGTCCTCTCCAGCTCAGCCCTGTCCAGAGTACTGCTTCCTGGAATCTCCTTCTTGTTCTAGAGGCTGTGCTGGGAGACACAGCAAATCTTCTGGAGGAGCTGGATTGTCTGTGCAACTTCTGTAGGGTCCAGGTTTCGCCTCATGCTACCAGTAGTGACATTGACCCTAACCAAATGGAAAACTAGTGAAAAACAATCAGAGAAGACTGACTTCCACCTATAAAACCATTCCTGTTTTGGGGGTTGTCTCATTGTTGCCCTTCTAGTTCACTTGTGAATTTCACACCAGAGCAACTGAAACTGATGAACAACACCCTCTACTACTTTATTGACAATCCCAGAAGTTTGAATCAACTTGATGATATACTCTGTATCCCCACTGGCAGAGCTGATGTTGGTCTCATTTCCCTCTTCCCCTCTAGGACTAACTTTCAACTGGGGCGCTCTGCTCGGCTGGTCTGCTGTTAAGGGCTTCTGTGACTGGTCCGTGTGCCTCCCACTGTATTTCTCAGGAGTGATGTGGACACTGATATATGACACAATATATGCACATCAGGTGAAGTAGGCATCTTCACAGACCTCTAcattttttcacagtttttcagtCATTCAAAGCAAGACCCAGGCCTGACTCAGAGTGGGATGAACAGCACTCAACAGTCTTAGTGGTTATTTTTTGCATATACAGTGagttttattataattataaacCAGAATACATGGGTGCGAAAATGTTGTGAGAACACAAAATTCCCATTGCAAActattatgtttttaaaaacctATTTtacattgtgacatttttgtcatttcatcatATACTGATGCATTGTGACACTTGCATGTTCACCGGTGTAGTGAAAGTACGTAAAAATGATTTTCTGATGCTATGAATTTTCCCTTTATTATCTCAGTATAGTAGTATCTTAGTAATTATtccagggggaaaaaactgtATAGGAAATTTGGCACCTTAATAACTATACTCTGTCTAATCTGTTATGACTTGCTTATATTACACCACACTACTCCAGGATGTGTGAGTCGTTAGCTGTATAATTTATAAGTATTCCTTCAACTTCTAATGACTTCCATTTGGAGATTGGAGTCTACTGcttgtgttactgtgtcactAAGTAATGAAATATTGATTAAGTCTGTCTTTGGtgacaaggacaaggaggatGACGTCAAGGTGGGAGTCAAATCTACAGCACTGAAGTTCCAGGAGCAAACCAAACCTTGGCTGAGTGGTTTCACAGTGGCCATGCTGTCAGGACTGGTTGTGGCTGGGGTCAATGCTGAGCAGACTCTCCCTTACTATGCTGTACTGACCACTGTGGGCGTTCACCTTGCACACCAGGTGAGGAACATAATGTGCAGTCTGAATGCTTGCTGCCTGAGTCAACTCTTACAGCAGAGTTAAATTGAACGTGTACGTTGATAAATCATGTTCAATCAGCATCAAGCCAAACACAAGTTTCCCTTTAAAATATGTCACTTACTTCCCTCTCTTGTAGATTTACACACTGGACATCAGCAAACCAGAAAA includes the following:
- the coq2 gene encoding 4-hydroxybenzoate polyprenyltransferase, mitochondrial; the encoded protein is MFQAKLTGQLTLNTLRRIHHGTCYPCLSVLPNCFIQKKGVGTKYGLYSESSVLRRGFYGQSAVRPSLRICEGHHSERRPFSLSAASIVNSSPARVQPYLRLMRLDKPIGTWLLYLPCTWSIALAADPGCLPDLGMLTLFGTGALLMRGAGCTINDMWDKDFDKKVFRTASRPIASGEISRMQALVFLGGQLSLALGVLLCLNYYSIALGASSLSLVVIYPLMKRITYWPQLVLGLTFNWGALLGWSAVKGFCDWSVCLPLYFSGVMWTLIYDTIYAHQDKEDDVKVGVKSTALKFQEQTKPWLSGFTVAMLSGLVVAGVNAEQTLPYYAVLTTVGVHLAHQIYTLDISKPENCWKEFVSNRNLGLLLFLGIVAGNLWKERRETLLQNEGASTLES